CCAGCCGAAGTAGATCGTCGCGAGGACCGTGCCGAGGAAGTAGACCCACAGCCCGCGCATCAGCCACTTGTTGAGCCCGACGATCGCGAAGAACAGGCAGGCGGTGAGCACGACGGAGACGTGCAGCGAGGCGAAGCCGGCGATGCCGTGGATCTTCTCGGTGGCCCACGGGCTGCTCAGCACGTCGTAGCGGGCATGGGCGAGAGATCGCTGCAGAGCCGCCACGCCGCTGTCGTCGGGCAGGTCGGCGAACAGCGACTGGTTGGCGAACACCGGGCCGAGGGTCGGGATCATGTAGTAGCTCGCGACGCCGAGGATCCAGTTGAGGCTGAGCGCGGTGGCGTACCAGGCGCCGAGCGAGACGTCGCGGTTCAGGACGAGGAGCGCGGCCAGCGAGACCGGCACGAGCATCAGGTAGGAGACGTAGATCGTCGACAGGATGAGCGCGATGAACCCCGTGCCGAGCACGTCGTGGAGCACGAGCGCCGGGTAGTGCCCGAAGAACAGGAAGTGGTCGAGCTTCATGAGGTCGGCGTCGTGGAGGACGTCCTCACGCACGATCGGCAGGAAGCTCTTGAGGTTGCGGTAGCTGACGTACGAGACGTAGAAGGCGATGAGGCCGAGGGCGGCGTGGCCGAGCCGGCTCCAGCTCCACTCCGTGCGGACGATCGTGACCGCTCGCGACCAGAGGCCACGGAAGCTCTTGGTCTGCAGGAACGCCTGGACCGCAAGGCCGCCGCCGATGAAGAGGAGTCCGAGCGCGGGCAGCCGGACGTACGCGGGGCCGAGGAATCCCTCGGGGTCGCGCAGCGGCAGGTCGAGGTAGTACGAGGCCCAGACCGTGAACACGCCCACCGCGATGGAGAAGACGAGCAGGAACGTGTACGGCCAGCGCAGGACGCGCGACCAGGCCGACCGTGGCGCGGCCGGGGGGCTCTCGGGCTTCTCGATCACCGTGGGTGCAGACATGGTCCCGGATCCGCTCGAGGCAGCGTTCAGTGTCACGTCGTCGCGGGGATCCATAACCTACATTCTAGAGGACGAGGGGTGAACGCCCGGGAAACGTTCTTCCGCTGGGCGCTCACCCCTGCTCCAGGGCCTGTATCAGGCGTCTCCGCCCTCCTGGGGGACACCGGCGACGGCGGTCGGGTCGTCGACCTGGAACCGGGCGTACGCCTCGGCTGCGATCTCCGGCTTGACCTCTCCCGCCGCGGCGAGCGACTCGAGGACGCCCACCACGATGGATGCCGTGTCGATCTGGAAGAAGCGGCGGGCGGCGGCGCGGGTGTCCGCGAAGCCGAACCCGTCCGCACCCAGCGAGGTCCACGCCTGCGGCACCCACCGTGCGATCTGGTCGGGCACGGCGCGCATGTAGTCGCTGACCGCCACGACCGGGCCGCTGGCGTCGGCGAGAGCGCGGGTGACGTACGGCTGGACGACGTCGCTGCCGG
Above is a genomic segment from Mumia sp. Pv4-285 containing:
- a CDS encoding phosphatase PAP2 family protein, which encodes MDPRDDVTLNAASSGSGTMSAPTVIEKPESPPAAPRSAWSRVLRWPYTFLLVFSIAVGVFTVWASYYLDLPLRDPEGFLGPAYVRLPALGLLFIGGGLAVQAFLQTKSFRGLWSRAVTIVRTEWSWSRLGHAALGLIAFYVSYVSYRNLKSFLPIVREDVLHDADLMKLDHFLFFGHYPALVLHDVLGTGFIALILSTIYVSYLMLVPVSLAALLVLNRDVSLGAWYATALSLNWILGVASYYMIPTLGPVFANQSLFADLPDDSGVAALQRSLAHARYDVLSSPWATEKIHGIAGFASLHVSVVLTACLFFAIVGLNKWLMRGLWVYFLGTVLATIYFGWHYLADDVGGAIIAVLSIAIGAAVTGNWGYRKKRKAELRAAKSAAATDATTAA